The region CCGGAGCGCATACCGCTGGAGAGTTTCGAGCGTGTGTTGATATCGCCGCGACCGATTGCGTGAACTCCTTATAACGGACTTCCTCGCCAATTAATCCGATGACAGGAAACGCGCCAAAGTCCTTTGTTCGCTTCTTCACCAGCGCTGCGCTGCGCAAGCGCGAGGAGGTGCCCGGGGAAGCGGTCGACTGGCTGCCGCGGTCGATCACCGTCGAGTACGACGGAGATCTGCCGGTGACGGGTGTGTGGCGTTCGCGGCGTGGCGCTCGGCGCGTGTGCTGGTACGCGGAGCAGGTCACGCCCGCGCTACTTGCCGGGCACGAGGAGCGTTACGGCGACGAGCCATTCTGGGTGATCGATCGCAGCGCGCTGGGTGACCGGCGCGTGACGACGCACGAGTGTGATGGCGAGGGCCGCGTGCGGGCGGTGCGAACGTGGGGCTTCGACAAGGCACAGATGCCGTTCACGGAGGAGGAGCGTGACGGGCGTGGTCGACTCGTGGTGTCGCGGACGTACGAGTGCGTCGACCTCGGTGTCGCGGTGGGCAAGCGCGAGCAGCGCGCCGGCGCGGAGCCGGTGGACCTGCCCCGCCCCCACCGGTTCCCGGCCCCGGAGCTGGCCGGCGAGCCGTTCCCCTGCGGCGGCACCATCGGCGCCGACGGGCCGCGCATCATCGAGACGCTGGTGCAGAACCAGTGGCAGGGCCGGTTCATCACGATCGATCGCGAGAGTGGTAGCTGGCGGCGCGGCCTGGCGACGACGGCCACCAGCAAGGGCTGGAAGCCGGAGGTCCACCCGGTCCTCGACTTCACGGATCCCCAGATCGCACCACGGATCCGCGAGGGCGAACTCCTCGACTACCGCTACAACGGGTACGCCGCGCTCGGCGTGGTCGAGGCGATACCGGAGGGGCGCGACCTCGACGCCGTTGTGCAAGCGGGGAGGCTGGCACCGCGCGCCGCGTTGGCGCTGGCCCTCGAGGTCGCGGCGGTCGCGCAGCGGGCCCACGCCCGCGGGCACCAGCTCGGCGGCATCCGCCCCGAGCTGATCTACGTGCGTGAGGCCGCCGGCGGCGCGGAACTCACCCAGATCGCGCACCGCGGCCCGGCGGTCCTATCGCAGTACTACGGCGGCGAGGCGATCTTGTTTCCGCCCCGCCCGTTCATCGCCGAGTTCGCGACCTCTGACGACGCCACCGGCCTGGCGATGACGCTCTGGTACATGATCACCGGCGGCCATCCCTGGATCGCACCGCAGAACCTGCGCTGGGACGAGTCCTGGCGCGAGTTCCGCCAGGCCGTCCGCACGCGCCAGCCGTGGACCGGGCCCGCCAGCCTCGGCAACATTCTCGAGGCCGCGTTGTTCGGCGGCGCGCCGCTGCCGTTCGACGTCCTGGTCGCAACGCTGCGCGCGGTGACGGTGTGAAGGGGCAGACCAACTCTCAGCGATTTCACTACTACTTCGCCAAACAGCGGTCCGCGACGTCCGCGCCCGCGCCCCGCTACCACCGCGGATACCAGTAGTACGCCGCGTGCACGGTGACGCCGGCCTCGCGCCAGGGCTCGCCGACGCCGGGGACCGAGGCGGTCGCGGCGGCGGCGGCGCCGACGATCAGGCGGCGGTTGACGCGGTAGTCGAGGCCGAGGGTGGCGGAGCCGACGAGGTTGAGCGCGAGCGAGGCGGCCTGGCCGGTCTCGGCCTCGCCGCTGTAGTCGAGGCCGCCGAAGGTCACGACGGGGCTGGCGCGGCGGACGCCCTGGACGCCGACGGCGACGCGCACGGTGGGGATCCACTGGACGCCGAGGCGGAGCGTGACGCCGCCGTCGAGGCGGGCGGCCTGGGCGGCGACGGTGAACGGCGCCTCGACGGGGGTGCTGCCGCCGAGCATGAAGGCGCCACGGTCGAACGACGCGCGGCCGTAGCCGAGCGTGAGCTGGGCGTCGTACTGGTAGCTGTTGGCGGTGGCGAAGCTCGCGCGGGCGGCGAGGCCGCCGAGGGCGCCGCTGCCGGCGTCGGTCGACGCGGCGTCCCCGAGGCTGAGCAGGCCGCCGAGCGCGTGGACATGGACCGACGCCTCGCGGCGATCGGCGCGCGCGCCCGCGGCGGCGCCGACGATCGCGCCGACGGCGGCGAGCGCGACCAGCGGCCTCATCGCAGCACGATCCGATCGACGGCGACCTTGCCGCGGCCACCGGGCTCGCTGACCACCAGCGTGAGCCGCTTGCCGTTGAGATCGGTCGCGCGGCGCACGACGACCACGCCCTTGCCGCGGCCGCCGGGGCGGACCACGCCGAGCACCCCGGCGCCGGCGGTCTCGGCCGCGTCGCTGGTGAAGCGCACCACGCCGGCGACGTCGCGGGCGCCGTCCTGCATCGCGACGGTGGCCAGGCGGTACGGCGCCTTGTTGCGGTTCTCGATCTCGAACACCACGAACGCGTCGTCGCCGAGGTAGAGCACGTCCTTGGTCTCGACCACGACGTTGGCGTCGTTGCGCTCGATCGCGTCGAGCTTGCGCACCTCGCGCCGCTGCAGGATGCGCGCGGCGATCAGGCCGTCGGCCAGCTTGGGCAGCTCGGCGTCCATGGCCGCCTGCATCGCGGCGATCTTGGCCTCGAGCTCGGCCGTGCGCGCCGTGACCTTCTCGGCGATGCGGCGCTCCAGCTCGGCCTCGACGTCGGCGCGCTTGAACGTCACCTGGGTCATCGCCGCGTCGCGGTCGGCCGCCAGCCGCAGCACCACGGTCACCTTCATCGACGCGGTCGACAGCGCCAGGTTGGCCGGCTTGGCGTCGGGCTTGAGCGGCCGGATCGCCAGGCTGGTCGCGCCGATCGGCTTGACCTCGTAGCTGACGGTGTCCGAGGCCAGGGCCTTGTCGATCTTGTCGGGCAGGTACACGACCGTCACGAAGTCGGGGTGGACCAGGACCTCGTACGAGCCGCCCTCGTCGACCAGGATGGTCCGGGCCTGGCCGCTGTTCTGGGCGACGGCCACCGGCGTGGCCACGGCCAGGCCCGCGGCGATGGCGAACACAGGAAGGAGGCGGCGCCCCCAGCGACGATCGTGCATGGCGTACTCCATGAGGTTGGCCCAGGTATCGACCGCGCGACGCGGCGGTTGCGCCCCTGGATGTGCGACGGCCCCGGGATCTGAATCTCGTTGATCGAGCGACTGCCCTGGGCTCTTGATCTCGTTGACCGAGCGATTGCCGCTGGATCTGAATCTCGTTGATCGGCCTACTGCCCCGGGATCTTGATCTCGTTGATCGAGCTGGAGCTGCCGAGCCGCTCCCGCTGCCTCGGCCCGGGCGGCGGCCTCGCGCATCGGTCGGCGGCGCCGCATCGACCGGCGGGGCCGCGTCGATCACCGCGGTCGTGGCGCCCGCATCGCTCACCGTCGGTGCGGCGGCGCCCGCGTCTGCGCCGGTCGCGGTGGCGCTCGGTTCGCCAGCCGGGCTCGCATCGACCGTCGGCATCCCCGCGTCGATCGTCGTCGCCGCAGCGGCACCCGGGCTCGTCGGCGCGCTCGGCGCCCCGCCGCCGCCGCCGCCTGCCACCAGCGCGATGACCGCGCCCAGCGCCACCACGCCGCCCACGGCCCCGACGATCAGCCCGGTGCGCTTCGGTCGCGCGACCTGGGCCGCGCCATGTCCCGCCACGGTCGGCGCCATCGCCACGCCCGGCGCCGGCCCGGCGGTGCGCGTCGGCGCGGACATCGCCGCCGCCTGCTCGGGCGTCCAGCGGCCCGGCACCTCGCTGCCCGTCGGCGTGCCCTGCGCCACCGCGTCCATGCGCGAGCGCTGGCCGGTGCGCACCGGCGCCTTGCCCGGGAACCGCTGGACCATCAGGCTCTCGAGCTCGCGGCGGCCGTCGCGCGGCGCGTGCTGGCAGTGCAGCAGGTCCTCGACCGCGTCCTCGGCCGTCTGGTAGCGCTGCGCCGGATCCTTGGCGAGCAGCTTCATCGTCACCGCCTCGAGATCCGGCGGGACGTCAGGCGCCACCTGGCTCGGCGGCAGCACGTTCGAGAACAGCACCCGCGCCAGGGTCTCGGCCGTCGTGCCCGACGCGAACAGGTACTGGCCCGTCAGCATCTGCCACATCATGATGCCCACCGCGAACAGGTCGCTGCGCCCGTCGAGCGGTGCGCCGTTGATCTGCTCCGGGCTCATGTACGCCGGCTTGCCCTTGATGGTCACCGACGCGCTCGCCGCCGTCGCCGCCCGCGCCTTGGCGATGCCGAAGTCGCTCACCTTCACCGCGCCCGACCACGAGCACAGCACGTTGTGCGGCGAGATATCGCGGTGCACCAGCCCCCGCACGCCGTCGGCGCCCGCCGGCAGGTCGTGCGCGTAGCCCAGGCCGCGCAGCACCTCGGTCACCGTGTAGATGACGATCGAGAACGGCAGCCGCCCCGAGTCGATGATGCCGTCGAGGTCGCGGCCCTCCACCAGCTCCATCACCAGGTACAGCCGGCCCTCGTGATCGCGGTCGAAGTCGAGCACGCTGACGATGTTCGCGTGCTGCATCCGCGACGACAGCTTCGCCTCGCTCACGAACATCTGCGCGAACGCCGGGTTCCGCGACGCGTCCGGCAACACCCGCTTGATCGCCACCGGCCGCTCGAAGCCCTCCGCGCCCACCGTGTGCGCCCGGAACACCTCCGCCATCCCGCCCATCCCCAGCGGCGCGTCCAGGACGTATTTCCCCAACCGCACGCCCCCACCGCCAGCAGGGGCTCCCCCAGGGTTGCCAATGAGCGTCGACACCTGGTCTCGAGCGTACGGCATCGCACGCGGCGATGGAAGGGGCAGGAGGTCGGGCCTTTGGGTGGCTTCCGCGGCGACCTCAGGTCCGGATCAGCTTGAACGCGTGGTTCCAGCCGCCGCCGCGCATGCCCGGGATGCACCACAGCATGCACAGCGGCTCGATCGCCCGGGCCGCCACGGCGGTGCCCATGTCCTCGGTGTCCCAGCCGAACTGGGTGAGGATCGTGCGGACCGTGGCCTTGGCGTCGGCGTCGTTGCCGCAGATGAACATGCTCGGCGGGCCGCCCGCGAACGTCGGGTTCACCATGAACGCGTTGCCGACGCACGAGAACGCCTTGACGAACCGCGCGGCCGGGGCCTGGGCCTGGAGCCGCTCCATCAGCGACTCGTCGAGGTTGGTGAAGAACTTGATCACGCCGTCCTGGGGCGGCGCGTCGGCGATCGGGTTGGTCGCGTCGATGACGACCTTGCCGGCGAGGTTGTCGAGGCCGGCCAGCGCGATCGCCTCGCCGGCGGCGCCGCCCTTGACCGCGAGCACCACGACCTCGGCGCCGGCGGCGGCCTCGGCGAACGTGGCGGCGCGCGCCCCGGCCTGCTGCGCCCACGCCGCGAGCTTGGACGGATCGCGCGAGGCGCGGACCACGTCGTGACCATGCTTGAGGAAGCCGTTGGCGAGCACCTCACCGACGGTTCCAGAACCGAGCACTGCGATCTTCATGGCGGCGACCGTACCCGTCCGCGCGCGCGCCGTCACCCGCCCGAACGGTCAGGCCGCACGCGGCCTCGGCGCTGGCACGCGCGCGGGCAGCGCCTCACCGCGCCGCGGTGATCGGCCGCGCGACCACGGGCGCGCCACGCTCGCCCGAGCCCCGCCACCGTCAGATTTTCGTCGACCCGGCGGGCCGATCGGGTCCGGCGCCGCGATCCTCGACGAGGCGGTCCCGCGCGCCAGCGCGTCACGACAGACACAGGGCATCAGGTTTCCGACACCGTGCGACCGAGGCCACGTCCGGTCCTTGTCCTCGACGGATCTGCTTCCCGTCCGCCACTGATCGCGTGATCCTGTCGCCCCCACCGCTCCCGAGGCCCGCCCGTGCGCACCACCGCCCCCCGCCCCGCGCTGTCATCAGCTCCCCGCTCCGCGCCGGTCACCTCCGTCCGCGCCGCGCTGCGCCCGTCCGTCCGCGCTGCGCTCTCGATCGGCGCCGCCCTGCTGCTCGGCGCGTGCGATCCGGGCGTCATCCCGGTCGATCCGCCGCCCGACGGCCGCGAGATCGACACGCCCGACGCGCCGCCGCCCGACGGCCGCCCGATCGAGACCTGCCCGGTCAGCGGCACGCTGACGAACCCGTCGCTGGTGGTCAACGATCCGGCGATCCTCGCGCGCTTCGGGTTCGCGCGGGTCGTCGATCAGATCCGCACCACCGCCAGCATCGGCGGCCAGACCTCGCGCTCGCTGTTCCAGGCGTGGATGCGCACGTTCGACGCGTCGCCCGCCAGCGGCGACTGCGACGACCCGTCGGTCGATCCCGACCACTACGGGCTCGCGTGCCCGCGGGTCGAGGCCAAGCTGGCGAGCGCCGATCCGTTCCTGCCCGGCAGCGGCGTCGAGTTCCTGCCGCTGGGGCTCTTCGATCGCTTCGACCTGGCGCCGGCCGACGGCAGCAACTGCGGCGAGTACCGGATCGTCTACGCGATGCAGTCGCGGGTGCCGACCATCGCCGGCCGCGCGCTGATCATCTTCGAGGGCATCCTGCCCAACCCGCGGCCCGAGGACGGCATCGGCGCGTGCCTGCCGGTCGCGCGGTTCTGGCAGGCGCTGTCGGTCGATCCGTCGCCGACGAGCCGGGCCGCGAAGCTCGAGGCGTTCTACTTCACCGGCACCGCGGTGCCCGGGTTCCCGCCGGTCGTCGCCGCGCAGAGCTACGGCCTGGCGCTGGGCGCCACCGCGGCCCACGGCGCCGGGCAGATCCGCACCAACTTCTTCATCGACTCGCTCGAGTGGCAGCTGCGGGAGTTCAAGCTCCGCCGCACCTGCACCGACTCGGGCACGCCGTCGACGTGCCGCCTGACGTTCGAGCACGTGCGCGTCAAGGTCAACCCGGCCGAGGAGCTGTTCAGCGGCCAGCACGCGCGCAGCGCCTCGTTCCGCTCGCAGTTCCTGGCCCAGGTCCCGCGGCTGACCGTGACCAGCGCCGCGATGCTGTCGCTGGCGCCGGCCGAGCAGTTCGACGAGTTCGAGAGCGTGTCGTCGACCAACCAGGTCGTCTACAACAACTTCGCGATCCCGCCGATGACCACCGACGTCGACGCCCGCCTGCGCGCGCTCGGCTCGTCGCTCAGCACGTTCGACGTCCTCAACCGCGCCACCACCCAGACCTGCGCCGGCTGCCACCAGCAGTCGAACAACGTCCCCCTCGGCGGCGGCATGGTCTGGCCGCCGAGCCTCGAGTTCACCCACATCGACGAGAACCACCGGCTGTCGCCGGCGCTGACCCAGGTGTTCCTGCCCCACCGCCGGGCCGTGCTCGAGGCGTTCATCAACGCC is a window of Myxococcales bacterium DNA encoding:
- a CDS encoding NAD(P)-binding domain-containing protein, which codes for MKIAVLGSGTVGEVLANGFLKHGHDVVRASRDPSKLAAWAQQAGARAATFAEAAAGAEVVVLAVKGGAAGEAIALAGLDNLAGKVVIDATNPIADAPPQDGVIKFFTNLDESLMERLQAQAPAARFVKAFSCVGNAFMVNPTFAGGPPSMFICGNDADAKATVRTILTQFGWDTEDMGTAVAARAIEPLCMLWCIPGMRGGGWNHAFKLIRT
- a CDS encoding DUF2381 family protein translates to MHDRRWGRRLLPVFAIAAGLAVATPVAVAQNSGQARTILVDEGGSYEVLVHPDFVTVVYLPDKIDKALASDTVSYEVKPIGATSLAIRPLKPDAKPANLALSTASMKVTVVLRLAADRDAAMTQVTFKRADVEAELERRIAEKVTARTAELEAKIAAMQAAMDAELPKLADGLIAARILQRREVRKLDAIERNDANVVVETKDVLYLGDDAFVVFEIENRNKAPYRLATVAMQDGARDVAGVVRFTSDAAETAGAGVLGVVRPGGRGKGVVVVRRATDLNGKRLTLVVSEPGGRGKVAVDRIVLR